In Rouxiella sp. WC2420, the following proteins share a genomic window:
- a CDS encoding ABC transporter permease, with protein MVLLIIAGASLAFITHAPNRLISGTGIPLQNLLQGPAVLLLVPLILLLIMSFIAPSRPVYLLVMLLAELLLAALVALSGHAAFKMTGGDEDSLARISFGGGFWACCALSLLIASDAISRLTANHSWRVLLNLQLVIPIVLLMITGQLSQLSLLKEYDNRSDVFDDALWQHLGLLVGTLIPAILIGLPLGIFCSRSPRWQPSILSVLNIIQTLPSIALFGLLLAPLAGLAKAVPWLANHGVSGIGAAPAIIALVLYSLLPLVRSVIAGMNSVAPSVIESATGMGLSRLQVFYKVQIPIALPVILSGIRIVAVQTVGMAMVAALIGAGGLGAVMFQGLLSSALDLVLLGVIPVVLMAVIIDGIFKFLVSILETSRR; from the coding sequence ATGGTGCTGCTGATTATTGCCGGGGCGAGTTTAGCTTTCATTACCCATGCGCCGAATCGGCTAATTTCGGGAACAGGTATTCCACTGCAAAACTTGCTGCAAGGGCCTGCGGTGCTGTTGCTGGTGCCTTTGATTTTGCTATTGATAATGTCTTTTATTGCTCCTTCACGACCTGTTTATTTACTGGTTATGTTGCTGGCAGAACTGCTGCTTGCCGCGCTGGTGGCACTGTCAGGCCATGCGGCATTCAAAATGACCGGTGGCGATGAAGACAGTCTGGCGCGAATTTCTTTCGGCGGCGGATTTTGGGCCTGTTGCGCCTTGTCGCTGCTGATTGCCTCGGATGCCATCAGCCGCCTAACCGCTAATCACAGCTGGCGTGTTCTATTAAACCTGCAACTGGTTATTCCGATTGTGTTACTGATGATCACTGGCCAGCTGTCGCAGCTTTCTCTATTAAAAGAGTATGACAACCGATCGGACGTCTTCGATGACGCGCTGTGGCAGCATCTCGGCTTATTGGTTGGCACGCTGATCCCGGCGATTCTGATTGGTCTGCCGCTGGGCATTTTTTGTAGCCGCTCGCCGCGCTGGCAGCCTTCGATCCTTTCAGTATTGAATATTATTCAAACGTTGCCTTCTATTGCGCTATTTGGACTGTTACTGGCACCGCTTGCAGGACTGGCGAAAGCCGTTCCATGGCTGGCGAATCATGGCGTGAGCGGGATAGGCGCGGCACCGGCCATTATCGCCTTGGTGCTTTATTCGCTATTACCACTGGTGCGCAGTGTGATTGCCGGAATGAACTCGGTAGCGCCGAGCGTTATCGAGTCGGCCACGGGCATGGGCCTCAGCCGTTTACAGGTGTTTTATAAAGTACAAATCCCAATTGCCTTGCCGGTTATTTTGTCGGGTATCCGCATTGTGGCGGTGCAAACCGTGGGCATGGCTATGGTGGCAGCACTGATTGGAGCCGGAGGACTGGGGGCTGTCATGTTCCAGGGGTTATTGAGCAGTGCGCTGGATTTGGTATTGCTCGGGGTGATCCCTGTGGTGTTGATGGCGGTAATCATCGATGGAATATTTAAATTTTTAGTCTCAATTCTGGAGACCTCGCGCAGATGA
- a CDS encoding ABC transporter permease produces MSHLEHHAKKKGRAVWLRALCDPLPWVILVFLALIFGMSSLGWLFHWLFPDLDRPVYLQDSFARLVWAHLLLVGASSLIAVVIGMLAGIGVTRAAGKEFRALVETLVAMGQTFPPVAVLAIAVPVMGFSEKPAIIALVLYGLLPILQGTIAGIESVPASAREIAQGVGMSRWQILTRVELPLAAPVILSGIRTSVIINIGTAAIASTVGTQSLGSPIIIGLSGFNTAYVLQGAIVVALLAIIVDMAFERWSRRLQNWQPPAQG; encoded by the coding sequence GTGAGCCACCTTGAGCATCATGCTAAAAAAAAGGGTCGTGCAGTTTGGCTGCGCGCTCTGTGCGACCCTTTGCCGTGGGTGATTTTGGTGTTTCTTGCTCTGATTTTTGGCATGAGTTCATTAGGCTGGTTATTTCACTGGCTGTTCCCGGATCTCGACCGCCCAGTGTATCTGCAAGACAGCTTTGCCCGTCTGGTTTGGGCGCATTTGCTGCTGGTAGGCGCATCAAGCCTGATTGCGGTAGTCATCGGCATGCTGGCGGGGATTGGCGTTACGCGAGCTGCAGGTAAGGAGTTTCGCGCACTGGTTGAAACGCTGGTCGCTATGGGGCAAACCTTTCCGCCGGTAGCCGTCCTGGCCATCGCAGTGCCGGTGATGGGATTCAGTGAAAAGCCGGCGATTATCGCGCTGGTGCTTTATGGCTTGTTACCCATCTTGCAGGGGACCATCGCCGGGATTGAATCGGTTCCCGCTTCGGCCCGTGAAATTGCCCAGGGGGTCGGCATGAGCCGTTGGCAAATCCTGACTCGCGTCGAGTTGCCGCTGGCTGCGCCAGTGATCCTTTCAGGCATTCGCACCTCGGTGATTATCAATATTGGTACCGCCGCAATTGCATCAACGGTCGGTACACAAAGCCTCGGCTCGCCTATTATTATCGGCTTGAGCGGATTTAACACTGCCTATGTTTTACAGGGTGCAATCGTAGTTGCGCTGCTGGCTATTATTGTGGATATGGCTTTTGAGCGCTGGAGCCGTCGTTTGCAAAACTGGCAGCCTCCAGCTCAAGGTTAA
- a CDS encoding ABC transporter ATP-binding protein — MINFSQVSKHFAGKAVVQDLNLHIAKGEFTVLIGTSGSGKSTTLKMINRLVEHDQGQITFADEPIEKFRAEDLRRRMGYAIQSIGLFPHWTVEQNIATVPQLLKWPQAKIRDRVTELMELLHLEPQQFRKRYPHQLSGGQQQRVGVARALASDPEVLLMDEPFGALDPVTRAALQHEIARIHQLSGRTIVLVTHDIDEALSLADRIVLLNDGQIVQQGTPLELLTRPATPFVADFFGRSDSGIKLLSLFLVGERTRKGEFATGEPVPAAMTLREALSVFIARHTQRLPVVDEHQQPLGVLHFDDLLNTRAES; from the coding sequence ATGATTAATTTTTCTCAAGTCAGCAAACATTTTGCCGGTAAAGCCGTGGTGCAGGATCTCAATTTGCATATTGCCAAAGGTGAGTTCACCGTGCTGATAGGCACTTCCGGCTCGGGCAAATCAACCACGCTGAAAATGATCAACCGCCTGGTGGAACACGATCAGGGGCAGATTACCTTTGCCGATGAGCCTATCGAGAAATTCCGTGCCGAAGATCTGCGCCGCCGGATGGGCTATGCAATTCAGTCGATCGGGCTTTTTCCGCACTGGACGGTAGAGCAGAATATTGCCACCGTGCCGCAATTGTTGAAATGGCCGCAGGCAAAAATTCGCGATCGGGTTACCGAGTTAATGGAGCTGCTGCATCTGGAACCTCAGCAGTTTCGCAAACGTTACCCGCACCAGCTTTCCGGCGGTCAGCAGCAGCGGGTCGGCGTGGCACGTGCTTTGGCCTCTGATCCGGAAGTGTTGTTGATGGACGAACCCTTTGGCGCGCTGGACCCGGTAACCCGAGCGGCGTTACAGCATGAAATTGCCCGTATTCATCAGCTTTCTGGCCGCACTATCGTGCTGGTTACTCATGATATCGACGAGGCGCTAAGCCTGGCCGACCGTATCGTGTTACTCAACGACGGGCAGATCGTGCAACAGGGCACGCCGCTGGAATTGCTAACCCGTCCGGCAACGCCGTTTGTGGCAGACTTTTTTGGCCGCAGCGATAGCGGTATCAAACTGCTTTCCCTTTTCCTGGTCGGGGAGCGAACGCGTAAAGGCGAATTTGCTACAGGTGAACCTGTGCCCGCTGCAATGACCCTACGCGAGGCTTTGTCGGTGTTTATTGCTCGTCATACCCAGCGATTGCCGGTGGTGGATGAGCATCAGCAGCCGCTGGGTGTTTTGCACTTTGATGATCTTTTGAACACGAGGGCCGAATCGTGA